From Bacillus basilensis, a single genomic window includes:
- a CDS encoding peptidase U32 family protein, whose product MKKPELLVTPKAVADIEPLAKAGADAVMIGEQKFGLRLAGEFSREDVKQAVKIAHENGVKVYVAMNAMFHNDKVEELTDYVAFLNEVHVDAIVFGDPAVLMAVREVAPNMQLHWNTETTATNWFTCNYWGQRGAKRAVLARELSLDEIVELKENAEVELEVQIHGMTCMFQSKRSLVGNYFEYQGRNLDIEKKKYEENMFLYDPERNNKYPIYEDENGTHIMSPNDICFIDELEELIDGEVDSLKIDGVLKSSEYIIEVTKKYRKAIDLCVEDRDAYYDVKDDLYKEIEEMQPVNRPLDTGFFFKETVY is encoded by the coding sequence ATGAAAAAACCTGAATTGTTAGTAACGCCAAAAGCAGTGGCGGATATCGAACCTCTTGCGAAAGCAGGAGCAGATGCGGTAATGATCGGTGAGCAAAAGTTTGGTTTACGTTTAGCAGGGGAATTTTCACGTGAAGATGTGAAACAAGCTGTGAAGATTGCACATGAAAATGGTGTAAAAGTATACGTAGCAATGAATGCTATGTTCCACAATGATAAAGTAGAAGAATTGACAGACTATGTTGCATTTTTAAATGAAGTACATGTAGATGCAATTGTTTTCGGTGATCCAGCGGTATTAATGGCGGTCCGCGAAGTAGCGCCAAATATGCAATTGCACTGGAATACAGAAACAACAGCAACAAACTGGTTTACTTGTAACTACTGGGGACAAAGAGGAGCAAAACGTGCTGTATTAGCTCGTGAGCTTAGCTTAGATGAAATTGTTGAATTAAAAGAAAATGCTGAAGTGGAACTTGAAGTGCAAATTCACGGTATGACTTGTATGTTCCAATCGAAGCGTTCATTAGTAGGAAACTACTTTGAGTATCAAGGACGTAATCTTGACATTGAAAAGAAAAAATATGAAGAGAATATGTTCTTATATGACCCAGAGCGTAACAATAAATATCCAATTTATGAAGATGAAAATGGTACTCACATTATGAGTCCAAACGATATTTGTTTCATCGATGAATTAGAGGAACTAATCGATGGTGAAGTAGATAGCTTAAAAATTGATGGTGTACTAAAAAGCTCTGAATACATTATTGAGGTAACGAAGAAGTATCGTAAAGCTATTGATCTATGTGTAGAAGATCGTGATGCGTATTATGACGTGAAAGACGATTTATATAAAGAGATAGAAGAAATGCAACCGGTAAATCGTCCGTTAGATACAGGATTCTTCTTTAAAGAGACGGTTTACTAA
- a CDS encoding O-methyltransferase: MEDAVNEYLLSFIDPKDKLILEMEDYAKENHVPIMDRLGMEFMLQFLRLIGPKSILELGTAIGYSSIRMMQAIPNSRIVTVERNRERYEKALEYIERSPVKERISVIYGDALETGEQVEEHGTFDVIFIDAAKGQYRRFFDLYEPLLNPGGVIISDNVMYHGLVTTKEKIENRRTRGLIRRIKTYNEWLMNHEGYDTTIFPIGDGVAVSKKKG, from the coding sequence ATGGAGGATGCAGTTAACGAGTACCTATTATCATTTATTGATCCAAAAGATAAATTAATTCTTGAAATGGAAGACTATGCGAAAGAAAATCATGTGCCGATTATGGATCGACTTGGAATGGAATTTATGTTGCAATTTTTACGTTTAATTGGACCGAAAAGCATTTTAGAGCTTGGTACAGCAATTGGCTATTCTAGTATTCGTATGATGCAAGCTATTCCAAATTCTCGCATTGTGACAGTTGAGCGCAATCGCGAGCGATATGAAAAAGCACTTGAATATATAGAACGTTCACCAGTTAAAGAGCGTATTTCCGTTATTTACGGTGATGCATTAGAAACAGGCGAGCAAGTAGAAGAACATGGAACATTTGACGTTATTTTTATTGATGCAGCAAAAGGACAATATCGTCGCTTTTTTGACTTATATGAACCGTTATTAAATCCTGGCGGTGTAATTATTTCAGATAATGTTATGTACCATGGCCTTGTAACGACTAAAGAGAAAATTGAAAACAGACGTACACGTGGTTTAATCCGTCGTATTAAGACGTACAATGAATGGCTTATGAACCATGAAGGATATGATACAACGATTTTCCCAATTGGTGATGGAGTTGCTGTTAGTAAAAAGAAAGGGTGA
- the udk gene encoding uridine kinase — translation MGTNKPVVIGIAGGSGSGKTSVTKAIFDHFKGHSILILEQDYYYKDQSHLPMEERLKTNYDHPLAFDNDLLIEHLQQLLAYEQIDKPVYDYTLHTRSEEIIPVEPKDVIILEGILILEDPRLCELMDIKLFVDTDADLRILRRMQRDIKERGRTMDSVIDQYVSVVRPMHNQFIEPSKKFADIIIPEGGQNHVAIDIMVTKIATILEQKVNL, via the coding sequence ATGGGGACGAATAAGCCTGTTGTAATTGGAATTGCTGGTGGTTCGGGATCAGGTAAAACGAGTGTAACGAAAGCGATTTTTGACCATTTTAAAGGTCATTCTATTTTAATCTTAGAGCAAGATTATTATTACAAAGATCAAAGCCATTTACCAATGGAAGAGCGTTTAAAAACAAATTATGATCATCCGCTTGCGTTTGATAATGATCTGTTAATTGAACATTTGCAGCAGTTGCTTGCATATGAGCAAATTGATAAGCCTGTATATGACTATACATTGCATACGCGTTCAGAAGAAATTATTCCAGTTGAGCCGAAAGATGTAATCATTTTAGAAGGAATTCTTATTTTAGAAGACCCACGCCTTTGTGAATTAATGGACATTAAGCTGTTCGTTGATACAGATGCGGATCTTCGTATCCTGCGCCGCATGCAGCGTGATATTAAAGAGCGCGGTCGTACGATGGATTCAGTTATTGATCAATACGTAAGTGTTGTACGTCCAATGCACAATCAATTTATTGAGCCTTCTAAGAAGTTTGCGGATATTATTATCCCTGAAGGTGGACAAAACCACGTTGCAATTGATATTATGGTTACAAAAATTGCAACAATTCTTGAACAAAAAGTAAATTTGTAA
- a CDS encoding U32 family peptidase codes for MTVQEISRVIDGKRVIVKKPELLIPAGNLEKLKVAIHYGADAVYLGGQEFGLRSNAGNFTLEEMAEGVEFAKKYGAKIYVTTNIFAHNENMDGLEEYLKGIEKAGVTGIIVADPLIIETCKRVAPSVEVHLSTQQSLSNWKAAQYWKEEGLHRLVLAREASYEEMKEIKEKVDIEIEAFVHGAMCIAYSGRCTLSNHMTARDSNRGGCCQSCRWDYDLVQTVSQHKDAKELPLFQEGDAHFAMSPKDLNLILSIPKMIEIGIDSLKVEGRMKSIHYVATVATVYRKVIDAYCADPDNFEFKQEWLDELDKCANRDTAPAFFEGVPGHQEQMFGNHSKKTTYDFAGLVLDYNEETGIVTIEQRNHFKPGHEVEFFGPEIENFTQTVEKIWDEDGNELDAARHPLQIVKFKVDQRVYVNNMMRKSILQ; via the coding sequence ATGACTGTACAAGAAATTTCACGAGTGATCGATGGCAAACGCGTTATTGTGAAGAAACCTGAACTGTTAATCCCTGCGGGTAACTTAGAAAAATTAAAAGTAGCTATCCATTATGGGGCAGATGCTGTATATTTAGGTGGACAAGAATTTGGTCTTCGTTCGAATGCAGGTAACTTTACACTGGAAGAAATGGCAGAAGGTGTTGAATTTGCAAAGAAATATGGAGCGAAAATATATGTAACAACAAATATCTTTGCACATAATGAAAATATGGACGGGCTAGAGGAATATTTAAAAGGGATTGAAAAAGCTGGCGTAACGGGAATTATCGTTGCTGATCCGCTTATTATTGAGACGTGTAAACGTGTAGCACCTTCTGTTGAGGTGCATTTAAGTACACAACAATCACTATCCAACTGGAAAGCAGCACAGTATTGGAAAGAAGAAGGTTTACATCGTCTTGTATTAGCTCGTGAAGCAAGCTATGAAGAGATGAAAGAGATTAAAGAAAAAGTGGATATTGAAATTGAAGCATTCGTCCATGGTGCAATGTGTATCGCATATTCAGGAAGATGTACGTTAAGTAACCATATGACAGCGCGTGACTCTAACCGTGGTGGTTGTTGTCAATCTTGCCGCTGGGACTATGATTTAGTTCAAACGGTATCACAACATAAAGATGCAAAAGAGCTTCCTCTATTCCAAGAAGGAGATGCTCACTTTGCGATGAGTCCAAAAGATTTAAATTTAATTTTATCAATTCCGAAAATGATTGAAATTGGAATCGATAGCTTAAAAGTTGAAGGACGTATGAAATCTATCCATTACGTAGCAACTGTAGCGACTGTATATCGTAAAGTAATTGATGCATATTGTGCGGATCCTGATAACTTTGAGTTTAAACAAGAATGGTTAGATGAGCTTGATAAATGTGCAAATCGTGATACAGCTCCTGCATTCTTTGAAGGGGTTCCAGGACATCAAGAGCAAATGTTTGGAAATCATAGTAAGAAAACAACGTATGATTTCGCTGGTTTAGTGTTAGATTATAATGAAGAAACGGGCATCGTAACGATTGAGCAACGTAATCATTTCAAACCAGGACATGAAGTGGAGTTCTTTGGGCCAGAAATAGAAAACTTTACGCAGACGGTGGAGAAAATTTGGGATGAGGATGGAAACGAATTAGATGCAGCGAGACATCCGTTGCAAATCGTGAAATTCAAAGTGGATCAACGAGTGTATGTGAATAATATGATGCGCAAAAGCATACTTCAATAA
- the greA gene encoding transcription elongation factor GreA produces MATEKTYPMTQEGKQKLENELEDLKTVKRKEVVERIKIARSFGDLSENSEYDAAKDEQAFVEGRITQLENMIRNAVIIEDNGEESTVVTLGKTVTFKELPGGDEEAYTIVGSAEADPFEGRISNDSPIAKSLLGKQIGEKVAIQTPGGEMQVEIISVK; encoded by the coding sequence ATGGCAACAGAAAAAACATACCCTATGACGCAAGAGGGTAAGCAAAAGCTAGAGAACGAACTTGAGGATTTAAAAACGGTAAAACGTAAAGAGGTTGTAGAGCGCATTAAGATTGCACGTAGCTTTGGAGATCTTTCAGAGAACTCTGAGTACGATGCAGCGAAAGATGAGCAAGCATTCGTAGAAGGACGTATTACACAACTTGAAAACATGATCCGTAATGCGGTTATCATTGAAGACAATGGTGAAGAGTCTACAGTTGTAACACTAGGTAAAACAGTAACATTTAAAGAGTTACCAGGTGGAGACGAAGAAGCTTACACAATCGTAGGTAGCGCAGAAGCAGATCCATTTGAAGGAAGAATTTCTAACGATTCTCCAATCGCAAAAAGTTTATTAGGTAAGCAAATTGGTGAGAAGGTAGCAATTCAAACACCAGGTGGAGAAATGCAAGTAGAGATTATCTCTGTAAAATAA
- a CDS encoding penicillin-binding protein 2 gives MKIKRRITIVLIFFISIMFILLCRLIQIQITDTESFTDRKINLIEKSVTQRTQSITVDDGRGHFIDRNGKEIGEQKYPVLIVFPFLQIKNGMLEKIAHIIGMSRQEIESQMKDKKSAFIMQRGNGPFRLAREQMEKVNQLNVLGIVAAEVRLRQTSVMNHLIGDVGENEREFQKRYGEVRKISKQTPIGISGLQQSFDEFLLTDGGAKVLYQVDRQGEPIFGKQAKYTSPGNPFYPVTIQTTLHNELQQKAEEVVEASEIKKGGLVLLDVKKNEILAMVSKPSVQVKDEDLYKTTLENQMLTPHFPGSVFKTIVAAAVIDQNKNVFNRAFNCSKDLYGEDHPQVMMGTLSFKESFARSCNRTFAELGNELIQKDKMVLETYVAALGAADKVGWKGPVFHTPHFEQMSEEKSVTIWGNEGNKNSKKAVAQTAIGQKDVRMSPLAIANMMATIARGGEKMEVKAVEKIMYKNGTDFYTFEDHTLGGKQLSYETVKTLQELLRSVVTTEKGTGAAFQSLPLSVAGKSGTAQTGKGAKANRWFAGYFPYENPRYALVVVDIETNSKVNTVTPIFKAIVESIHQLENGK, from the coding sequence ATGAAAATAAAACGGAGAATTACAATTGTTTTAATTTTTTTTATAAGTATCATGTTTATATTACTTTGTCGTTTAATTCAAATACAAATTACAGATACGGAATCATTTACGGATCGTAAGATTAATTTAATCGAAAAAAGTGTTACACAACGGACGCAATCCATTACGGTAGATGATGGACGAGGCCATTTCATAGACCGAAACGGTAAGGAAATAGGTGAGCAAAAGTATCCGGTGTTAATTGTTTTTCCATTTCTACAAATAAAAAATGGCATGTTAGAAAAAATTGCGCATATCATTGGTATGTCGAGACAAGAGATTGAAAGTCAAATGAAAGATAAGAAAAGTGCATTTATCATGCAAAGAGGAAATGGACCATTTCGCTTGGCACGAGAGCAGATGGAGAAGGTGAATCAATTAAATGTATTAGGCATTGTAGCAGCTGAAGTTCGTTTACGGCAAACTAGCGTGATGAATCATTTAATTGGCGATGTGGGTGAGAATGAACGGGAATTTCAAAAACGATACGGAGAAGTAAGAAAAATTTCAAAACAAACGCCAATTGGCATTTCAGGATTGCAACAATCATTTGATGAATTTCTTTTGACCGATGGAGGGGCAAAAGTATTGTATCAAGTGGACAGACAAGGAGAACCGATTTTTGGGAAACAAGCGAAATATACGTCGCCTGGAAATCCATTTTACCCAGTGACGATTCAAACTACTTTACATAACGAATTACAGCAAAAAGCAGAAGAAGTGGTTGAAGCAAGCGAAATAAAGAAGGGGGGATTAGTGTTACTTGATGTAAAGAAAAATGAAATTTTAGCGATGGTCAGTAAACCATCTGTACAGGTGAAAGATGAGGATTTATATAAAACTACGCTTGAAAATCAAATGTTAACACCACATTTTCCCGGTTCTGTTTTTAAAACAATAGTTGCAGCGGCAGTGATTGATCAAAATAAAAATGTTTTTAATCGCGCATTTAATTGTAGTAAAGATTTATATGGTGAAGACCACCCACAAGTTATGATGGGTACACTTAGTTTTAAAGAGAGCTTTGCTAGAAGCTGTAACAGGACATTTGCAGAGTTAGGTAACGAGTTGATACAAAAGGATAAGATGGTGTTAGAAACTTACGTAGCGGCTTTAGGAGCCGCTGATAAGGTTGGGTGGAAAGGTCCTGTATTTCATACACCTCATTTTGAGCAAATGTCAGAGGAGAAGAGTGTTACGATCTGGGGGAATGAAGGAAATAAGAATAGTAAAAAAGCGGTAGCGCAAACAGCAATTGGACAGAAAGATGTACGTATGTCACCTCTAGCGATTGCAAATATGATGGCGACAATTGCTAGAGGCGGAGAAAAGATGGAAGTGAAAGCTGTTGAAAAAATAATGTATAAAAATGGAACGGACTTTTATACATTTGAAGACCATACATTAGGTGGAAAACAGCTTTCGTATGAAACAGTGAAAACATTACAAGAGTTATTAAGGAGTGTTGTAACAACGGAGAAAGGAACAGGAGCAGCATTCCAATCATTGCCGCTAAGTGTTGCCGGAAAATCTGGGACAGCGCAAACAGGAAAAGGGGCGAAAGCGAATCGTTGGTTTGCGGGCTATTTTCCATATGAAAATCCAAGATATGCTTTAGTTGTCGTGGATATAGAAACGAATAGCAAGGTAAATACAGTTACACCTATTTTCAAAGCTATTGTAGAATCAATCCATCAATTAGAGAATGGAAAGTAA